The Azospirillum brasilense genome window below encodes:
- a CDS encoding site-specific integrase produces the protein MRALRAVSARNRPGRAPRPGRILLAPTAAVPVPRPPAAAPPAPATPAGLPAAPPVPLAADGLPDAAALGAKARAYAARAPATLRAYRAAWAAYTRWCGWLGVDPLGGDPYVIGMYLAHCADRLKLASIRLQLAALAEAHRRAGRPFDRRHPDIARVLDGIAGTLGSAPRQVAPVHGDALRAMLAALPAGAVGVRDRALLLVGFGAALRRSELVGLDLEDVQISAEGVRVRLRRSKTDPTGAGAVVAIRRGRSAETCAAAALEAWLRLRGGAPGPLFQAVVKGGRVRPQRLSAMAVVRAVKGAAARAGLDPATVSGHSLRAGLATAAAQAGAPLLAIMAQTRHRSVQVARGYVRDAELWRDNVTDQLL, from the coding sequence TTGCGTGCGCTAAGGGCGGTTAGCGCACGCAATCGCCCTGGACGGGCCCCGCGGCCTGGGCGCATCCTGCTCGCCCCGACCGCCGCCGTCCCCGTACCCCGCCCCCCCGCCGCCGCTCCGCCCGCGCCCGCCACCCCGGCCGGCCTCCCGGCCGCCCCGCCGGTCCCCCTCGCCGCCGACGGCCTGCCCGACGCCGCGGCGCTCGGCGCCAAGGCGCGCGCCTACGCCGCCCGCGCCCCGGCCACGCTGCGCGCCTACCGCGCCGCCTGGGCCGCCTACACGCGCTGGTGCGGCTGGCTCGGTGTCGACCCGCTCGGCGGCGACCCGTACGTGATCGGTATGTACCTGGCGCACTGCGCCGACCGCCTGAAGCTCGCCTCGATCCGCCTGCAGCTCGCCGCCCTCGCCGAGGCGCACCGCCGCGCCGGCCGCCCGTTCGACCGCCGCCACCCCGACATCGCGCGCGTGCTCGACGGCATCGCCGGCACGCTGGGCAGCGCTCCGCGCCAGGTCGCCCCGGTGCACGGCGACGCCCTGCGCGCCATGCTCGCCGCGCTGCCGGCCGGCGCCGTCGGCGTGCGCGACCGCGCCCTGCTGCTCGTCGGCTTCGGCGCCGCGCTGCGCCGCTCCGAGCTGGTCGGCCTCGACCTTGAGGATGTCCAGATCAGCGCCGAGGGCGTGCGGGTGCGGCTGCGCCGCTCGAAGACCGACCCGACCGGCGCGGGGGCGGTGGTGGCGATCCGCCGCGGCCGCAGCGCCGAGACCTGCGCCGCGGCGGCGCTGGAGGCGTGGCTGCGCCTGCGCGGCGGCGCGCCGGGGCCGCTGTTCCAGGCGGTGGTCAAGGGCGGCCGGGTGCGCCCGCAGCGCCTGTCGGCGATGGCCGTGGTGCGCGCGGTGAAGGGCGCCGCCGCCCGCGCCGGCCTCGACCCGGCCACGGTGTCCGGCCACTCGCTGCGCGCCGGCCTGGCCACCGCCGCCGCGCAGGCCGGCGCCCCGCTGCTCGCCATCATGGCGCAGACCCGGCACCGCTCGGTCCAGGTCGCCCGCGGCTACGTGCGCGACGCCGAGCTGTGGCGCGACAACGTCACCGACCAGTTGCTATGA